A single region of the Pseudorhodoplanes sp. genome encodes:
- a CDS encoding formate dehydrogenase subunit delta has protein sequence MSHSKSTDKLVYMANQIGKFFSSQGHDGAAAGIAEHIRKFWDPRMRSVILSHLDAGGQGLDPDVRAAIGRLRDMARQGA, from the coding sequence ATGTCGCATAGCAAGTCGACCGATAAGCTGGTCTATATGGCCAACCAGATCGGAAAGTTCTTCAGCAGTCAGGGGCACGATGGGGCGGCAGCCGGGATTGCCGAACACATCAGGAAATTCTGGGACCCGCGCATGCGCAGCGTTATACTCTCGCATCTGGATGCGGGCGGACAAGGACTTGACCCCGATGTACGTGCCGCGATCGGTCGCCTCAGGGATATGGCTCGTCAAGGCGCATAA
- a CDS encoding substrate-binding domain-containing protein — protein sequence MSTTAPAGERGLAVSDPPPVVGGSHDPLLEWALRECNAGLVYTPEGSAAGLQRFVDGGLVAAAIHLHAFSDDSDENVAVMRSEQRLRDAVLVGFARREQGIVVAKGNPLDLAGIRDVASAGIRVAVRPAGAGAQLLLESLLARENLDVSKLTIVTPVCPTGTDIALAIQAGRADCGIASRSVAKAAGLDFISMAWERFDLVVRQREYFRPPLQTFFAFLTTPAMNARAQAAGGYDISMAGQIRLAP from the coding sequence GTGAGCACCACGGCGCCGGCGGGCGAGCGCGGGCTCGCCGTGTCTGATCCCCCTCCGGTTGTTGGGGGCAGTCACGATCCGCTGCTGGAATGGGCGTTGCGAGAGTGCAATGCAGGCCTTGTTTACACGCCGGAAGGCAGCGCGGCCGGTTTGCAGCGCTTTGTCGACGGCGGACTTGTCGCCGCCGCCATTCATCTGCATGCCTTCAGTGATGACAGCGATGAGAATGTTGCAGTCATGCGCAGTGAACAGCGCCTGCGCGACGCCGTGCTGGTCGGTTTTGCCCGCCGGGAGCAGGGCATTGTTGTGGCGAAAGGCAATCCTCTTGATCTTGCGGGAATCCGAGATGTGGCAAGTGCCGGCATACGCGTGGCGGTGCGTCCGGCCGGTGCCGGCGCGCAATTGCTGCTTGAGTCGCTGCTGGCGCGTGAGAACCTCGATGTCTCGAAGCTGACAATTGTCACGCCGGTCTGTCCAACCGGCACGGACATCGCGCTGGCCATCCAGGCGGGTCGGGCCGATTGCGGCATTGCCAGCCGCAGCGTGGCCAAGGCCGCCGGTCTCGATTTTATCTCTATGGCGTGGGAGCGTTTCGACCTTGTCGTGCGTCAGCGCGAGTATTTCCGGCCGCCGTTGCAGACGTTCTTCGCTTTTCTGACCACGCCGGCAATGAACGCCCGCGCGCAGGCCGCCGGCGGCTATGACATATCGATGGCCGGGCAGATCCGCCTCGCGCCGTGA
- the paaX gene encoding phenylacetic acid degradation operon negative regulatory protein PaaX, which yields MIARLLRRLRPKAPSVIITVYGDSIMHHGGSAWLGSVIELVAPLGLNDRAVRTSVFRLAKENWLIAEQIGRRSYYRLTEDGRRRFDAVHGRIYHRASQPWDRHWTFVIVNFAGMPAKRRASLRSDLRWQGFGQVASDVMLHPDPDEATLRQVLIESGAGKQALVMRTTAEPWVAADAQRDLIGRSWDMKRLAADYRAFLDTFQPVWQKLSIADKLDPQTCFMVRTLLMHAYRRVLLRDPKLPDELLKANWPGTAARLLCRDLYKLIQGPAEQHLMARLQTVDGPAPAAHPSYFTRFGGLNSFADA from the coding sequence ATGATCGCGCGCCTGCTCAGACGCCTCAGACCCAAAGCCCCCTCGGTGATCATAACCGTCTATGGCGACTCCATTATGCATCACGGGGGCAGCGCCTGGCTGGGAAGTGTCATCGAATTGGTGGCGCCGCTCGGCCTGAACGACCGGGCGGTCCGGACGTCTGTCTTTCGCTTGGCCAAGGAGAACTGGCTGATCGCCGAACAGATCGGGCGCCGCAGCTACTACCGCCTCACCGAGGACGGGCGCCGGCGCTTCGATGCGGTGCATGGCCGCATCTATCATCGTGCAAGCCAGCCCTGGGACCGTCACTGGACCTTCGTCATCGTCAATTTCGCCGGCATGCCGGCGAAGCGCCGCGCTAGCCTCCGTAGCGATCTCCGCTGGCAGGGATTTGGCCAAGTGGCGAGCGATGTCATGCTGCATCCGGATCCCGATGAGGCCACATTGCGTCAGGTTCTGATTGAATCCGGCGCCGGCAAGCAGGCGTTGGTCATGCGCACTACGGCCGAGCCCTGGGTCGCTGCCGATGCACAGCGCGACCTCATCGGCCGCTCCTGGGACATGAAGCGGCTTGCCGCGGACTACAGAGCCTTCCTCGATACGTTTCAGCCGGTCTGGCAAAAGCTCAGTATCGCCGACAAGCTTGATCCGCAAACCTGCTTCATGGTCCGCACGCTGCTCATGCACGCCTACCGCCGTGTTCTGTTGCGTGATCCGAAGCTTCCAGACGAGCTGCTGAAGGCAAACTGGCCGGGCACCGCTGCGCGGCTGCTGTGCCGCGACCTCTACAAGCTGATTCAGGGGCCGGCCGAGCAGCACCTGATGGCGAGGCTGCAGACGGTGGACGGCCCGGCGCCCGCGGCCCATCCGAGCTATTTCACACGCTTCGGCGGCCTGAATTCGTTCGCCGACGCATAA
- a CDS encoding molybdopterin-dependent oxidoreductase has translation MPISWDEALDTIAARLKDIMSRGLIDEAGLPRVAASFGHGGTPRSYMGSFPAFMSAFGPIDFSFGSGQGVKCTHSEHLYGEYWHRAFTVSSDTVLTNLVVSFGSNYEVTGGVCAVRRHADARIRGVKRIQIEPHLSATAACSAEWVPIKPKTDAAFMLAMIHVLLHETPRTALDIPYLRDRTSSPYLVGPNGYYLRDPQSGKPLVWDEKVGRAMPHDTPGIVPALEGHFTVAEAVSHLADKEVARHDNAPAHTAFTAMVEHMRHYSPDWASSICGVKPDKIRHVANEYVSNACVGQTIEIEGHTLPLRPVAVTLGKTVNNGWGAFECCWSRTVLATLVGALEVPGGTLGTTVRLNKGHDNRLVSVLPGEDGFMVSSLNPTSEADWKAKPTGRNAHRTLVPIVGNSAWSQALGPAHLPWLFMDKSPEEWPKQRAPEFWLTFRTNPAVAFWDTAKLTRAISQMPFVVAIAYTFDETNHMADILLPDASDLESTQLVPIGGTKFVEQFWEHTGVALRQKAVEPQGEARDFTWITTELAKRTGLIEKYNAAINRGAIGAPLKGKNYDFSLSTDQVHDADTIWDAVCKASTAALTDGQEVKDLAWMKEHGYFVVPFKRTDWYLYPSLADQNLRFELPYQERLMRVGEELRRRLHAQGIHWWDEQLSEYQPLPEWHDVPGRWVKAVVAAGKKPEDYPFWGITTKTMFYSAGNNSGVPLMHEVGQNVRGHGGIILNAGVAEKLGIAAGDWIEVRSIVAATRGRAVPVQGCHPETIVIPGQHEHWKTPFAKDLNFPSLNTVTQMSMELTDATGSGADVVRVCVRKVDGPGKGARS, from the coding sequence GTGCCGATCTCCTGGGACGAGGCACTCGACACCATCGCCGCGCGGCTCAAGGACATCATGAGCCGCGGCCTCATCGATGAGGCCGGGCTGCCGCGCGTCGCGGCGTCGTTCGGGCATGGCGGCACGCCGCGCAGCTATATGGGCTCCTTCCCCGCCTTCATGTCGGCTTTCGGTCCGATCGACTTTTCGTTCGGCTCCGGACAGGGCGTCAAATGCACCCATTCCGAACATCTCTACGGCGAATACTGGCATCGTGCCTTCACCGTCTCCTCCGATACGGTGCTGACCAATCTCGTCGTCTCCTTCGGCTCCAACTATGAAGTGACCGGCGGCGTCTGCGCGGTGCGCCGGCATGCCGACGCCCGCATCCGCGGCGTCAAACGCATCCAGATCGAGCCGCATCTATCGGCGACCGCCGCCTGTTCGGCGGAATGGGTGCCGATCAAGCCGAAGACAGACGCCGCCTTCATGCTGGCGATGATCCATGTGCTGCTGCATGAGACGCCGCGCACCGCGCTCGACATCCCCTATCTGCGCGACCGCACCTCCTCGCCCTATCTCGTTGGGCCGAACGGCTACTATCTGCGCGATCCGCAAAGCGGCAAGCCGCTGGTGTGGGACGAGAAGGTCGGGCGCGCCATGCCCCACGACACGCCCGGCATCGTGCCGGCGCTGGAAGGTCATTTCACGGTTGCCGAGGCGGTCAGCCATCTCGCCGACAAGGAAGTGGCGCGCCACGACAATGCGCCGGCGCACACCGCCTTCACCGCCATGGTCGAGCATATGCGGCACTATTCGCCGGACTGGGCGAGCTCGATCTGCGGCGTGAAGCCCGACAAGATTCGCCATGTCGCTAACGAATACGTGTCGAACGCCTGCGTCGGGCAGACGATCGAGATCGAGGGCCACACGCTGCCGCTGCGGCCGGTGGCGGTGACACTCGGCAAGACCGTCAATAACGGCTGGGGCGCATTCGAATGCTGCTGGTCGCGCACGGTGCTGGCGACGCTCGTCGGCGCGCTGGAAGTGCCGGGCGGCACGCTCGGCACCACGGTGCGCCTCAACAAGGGCCACGATAACCGTCTCGTCAGCGTCCTGCCGGGCGAGGACGGCTTCATGGTGTCCTCGCTCAATCCGACGAGCGAGGCCGACTGGAAGGCCAAGCCCACCGGACGTAACGCCCACCGCACGCTCGTGCCGATCGTCGGCAATTCCGCCTGGAGCCAGGCGCTCGGCCCCGCGCATCTGCCCTGGCTGTTCATGGACAAATCGCCGGAGGAATGGCCCAAGCAGCGCGCGCCGGAATTCTGGCTCACCTTCCGCACCAATCCGGCGGTCGCCTTCTGGGATACTGCGAAGCTCACGCGCGCCATTTCGCAGATGCCGTTCGTCGTGGCCATCGCCTACACCTTCGACGAAACCAACCACATGGCGGACATCCTGCTTCCAGATGCCTCCGACCTCGAAAGCACGCAGCTCGTGCCCATCGGCGGCACGAAATTCGTCGAGCAGTTCTGGGAGCATACCGGTGTCGCGTTGCGCCAGAAGGCGGTCGAGCCGCAGGGCGAGGCGCGCGATTTCACCTGGATCACGACCGAGCTCGCCAAGCGCACCGGGCTCATCGAGAAATACAACGCCGCCATCAACCGCGGTGCCATCGGCGCCCCGCTCAAGGGCAAGAACTACGATTTCTCGCTGTCGACCGATCAGGTGCACGACGCCGACACCATCTGGGACGCGGTGTGCAAGGCCTCGACTGCGGCGCTGACCGACGGCCAGGAGGTCAAGGATCTCGCCTGGATGAAGGAGCACGGCTATTTCGTCGTGCCGTTCAAGCGCACCGACTGGTACCTCTATCCGAGCCTTGCCGACCAGAATCTGCGCTTCGAATTGCCGTATCAGGAGCGGCTGATGCGGGTGGGTGAGGAATTGCGCCGCCGCCTGCACGCGCAGGGTATTCACTGGTGGGACGAGCAGCTCAGCGAATATCAGCCGCTGCCGGAATGGCATGACGTGCCCGGCCGCTGGGTCAAGGCGGTGGTGGCGGCGGGTAAGAAGCCGGAGGACTATCCCTTCTGGGGCATCACGACCAAGACCATGTTCTATTCCGCCGGCAACAATTCCGGCGTGCCGCTGATGCACGAGGTCGGGCAGAACGTACGCGGCCATGGCGGCATCATCCTCAATGCCGGCGTCGCAGAGAAGCTCGGCATCGCGGCCGGCGACTGGATCGAGGTGCGCTCCATCGTCGCCGCGACGCGCGGGCGCGCGGTGCCGGTGCAGGGCTGCCATCCCGAGACCATCGTCATTCCCGGTCAGCACGAGCACTGGAAGACGCCGTTCGCCAAGGACCTCAACTTCCCCTCGCTCAACACCGTCACGCAGATGTCGATGGAACTGACCGACGCCACCGGCTCGGGCGCCGACGTCGTGCGCGTCTGCGTGCGCAAGGTCGACGGACCCGGAAAGGGAGCGCGGTCATGA
- a CDS encoding 4Fe-4S dicluster domain-containing protein yields the protein MTRYVMVADLRRCVGCQACTAACKEANGTPIGVQWRRVLDIEVGEFPDVKRVYVPTGCQHCAEPPCMDVCPTTATRQRPDGIVTIDYDLCIGCAYCAVACPYEARYRVDHPKFAFGEEASISEQARFDDRTIGVATKCTFCVDRIDGGCAKGLVPGVDPDATPVCVNTCISGALAFGDIDDPNSNVSRLLAENKSFRMHEEAGTSPSFYYLWDKELS from the coding sequence ATGACCCGCTATGTGATGGTGGCGGACCTGCGCCGCTGCGTCGGCTGCCAGGCCTGCACCGCCGCCTGCAAGGAAGCCAACGGCACTCCGATCGGCGTGCAGTGGCGGCGCGTGCTCGACATCGAGGTCGGCGAGTTTCCCGACGTGAAGCGCGTCTATGTACCGACCGGTTGCCAGCACTGCGCCGAACCGCCCTGCATGGATGTCTGCCCAACCACGGCGACCCGTCAGCGTCCCGACGGCATCGTCACCATCGACTATGACCTGTGCATCGGCTGCGCCTATTGCGCCGTCGCCTGCCCCTACGAGGCGCGCTATCGGGTGGATCACCCGAAATTTGCCTTTGGCGAGGAAGCATCGATCTCGGAACAGGCGCGCTTCGACGACAGGACGATCGGCGTAGCGACCAAATGTACCTTCTGCGTCGACCGCATCGACGGCGGTTGCGCCAAGGGTCTGGTGCCCGGCGTCGATCCCGACGCCACACCGGTCTGCGTCAACACCTGCATCTCCGGTGCGCTCGCCTTCGGCGATATCGACGATCCAAACAGCAACGTCTCGCGGCTCTTGGCAGAGAACAAATCGTTTCGCATGCATGAAGAGGCGGGAACATCTCCCAGCTTTTATTACCTCTGGGACAAGGAGCTGTCATGA
- the fdhD gene encoding formate dehydrogenase accessory sulfurtransferase FdhD, with translation MTADSIVINDIGVVHDNLPAPVDNVLSLACRKRLAQERMRGVPEETPVALTFNGTTYVVMMATPADLTDFAVGFSLTEGVITCPAEIESLAVMTHATGIELQMWLTPERASALGERRRSLAGPTGCGLCGVESLAGVLRPVPRVADGIVITPHTVRAALSSLSSAQYLFQETQAVHAAGLFVPGHGLVSVREDVGRHNALDKLVGDLAHRRIPGATGLVALTGRVSIEMVQKTAALGAAIIVAISAPTALAIRAAEAVGITLIGIAREDGFEVFTGGHRMSFP, from the coding sequence GTGACCGCAGACAGCATTGTCATCAACGATATAGGTGTCGTGCACGACAACTTGCCGGCGCCCGTCGACAATGTGCTGTCGCTCGCGTGCCGCAAGCGCCTCGCGCAGGAGCGCATGCGCGGTGTGCCGGAGGAGACGCCGGTCGCGCTCACCTTCAACGGCACGACCTATGTGGTGATGATGGCAACACCGGCCGATCTCACCGACTTCGCGGTTGGATTCAGCCTGACCGAGGGCGTGATCACCTGTCCCGCCGAAATTGAAAGCCTCGCGGTGATGACGCACGCGACCGGCATCGAATTGCAGATGTGGCTTACGCCCGAACGTGCATCCGCACTCGGCGAACGCCGGCGCAGCCTCGCCGGTCCAACCGGATGCGGACTATGCGGTGTTGAAAGCCTCGCTGGCGTGTTGCGGCCGGTCCCGCGCGTTGCCGACGGAATCGTCATTACACCGCATACAGTCCGTGCTGCCTTGTCGTCCCTTTCATCGGCGCAATATCTGTTTCAGGAGACGCAGGCGGTTCATGCCGCCGGGCTGTTCGTGCCTGGCCATGGCCTCGTGTCCGTGCGCGAGGATGTCGGGCGGCATAATGCGCTCGACAAGCTGGTTGGTGATCTCGCGCATCGCCGTATTCCTGGAGCGACCGGCCTCGTGGCGCTCACCGGACGCGTTTCGATCGAGATGGTGCAGAAGACCGCTGCGCTCGGCGCTGCCATTATCGTCGCCATCTCGGCGCCAACCGCGCTGGCCATCCGTGCGGCAGAAGCGGTCGGCATCACCCTGATCGGGATTGCGCGCGAAGACGGCTTCGAGGTCTTCACCGGCGGGCATCGGATGAGCTTCCCATAG
- a CDS encoding polysaccharide biosynthesis/export family protein — MRHQKRLFHLKRQQARSIYRSLALLFSVVLLFVLVAEGSPAIGSEYRLGPRDKIRLKAYEWRATLGQVVEWDALNDEFTVGPDGMLSLPFAGDVMASGLQVGELAKLIAERFRREMGMGRAPDLSVEIVQFRPFYIAGDVDRPGEYPYRPGLTVLKALTIAGGVYRLNDSGSIRLRREAISSRGDLNVLKAQMASLLARKARFDAELNQSEAISFPSELTGRQREPFVALIIEQEKSIFVARREALATQIHALNQLKTYLDKEIVSLEGQLKTEDDQIRLVKKELQNISALVDKGLSVTPRQLSLERTLAQIEGDRLRVGTALLKARQEISKTDIAILELHNKRTNEATTELRATQHKLDEIRQKLNTAEQLLYEAEVVAPQSLAQRARARKMQPLFTILREDAGRTIEVNASETTPLEPGDTLKVEAPILLDTGPFSEAQQEIVTPRKPTLAPRSSLERTTGVEVQ, encoded by the coding sequence ATGAGACACCAGAAGCGCCTTTTCCATCTGAAGCGACAACAAGCACGAAGCATTTATCGATCGCTGGCCTTGTTGTTTTCCGTAGTTCTGCTCTTTGTTCTCGTCGCCGAAGGATCTCCAGCAATAGGCAGTGAATATCGGCTCGGACCCCGCGACAAAATTCGCCTGAAGGCTTACGAATGGCGCGCAACTCTTGGTCAAGTCGTCGAATGGGACGCATTGAACGATGAGTTTACTGTTGGGCCCGACGGTATGTTGTCCCTGCCCTTCGCCGGCGATGTTATGGCCTCCGGTCTTCAGGTCGGGGAGCTGGCGAAACTGATTGCTGAACGTTTCCGAAGAGAAATGGGCATGGGTCGAGCGCCAGACTTATCTGTCGAAATCGTACAATTCAGACCATTCTATATCGCAGGCGACGTGGACCGCCCTGGAGAATATCCATATCGGCCCGGCCTCACAGTCTTGAAGGCCCTGACGATCGCCGGCGGCGTATACCGATTGAACGATTCGGGCTCGATAAGGCTGCGACGGGAGGCGATTTCATCGAGAGGCGACTTGAACGTGTTGAAAGCGCAAATGGCCAGCCTGCTCGCCCGCAAAGCGCGTTTCGACGCGGAACTGAATCAATCAGAAGCGATTTCGTTTCCCAGCGAGCTGACAGGGAGACAGCGTGAACCGTTCGTTGCACTCATTATTGAGCAAGAGAAATCGATCTTCGTGGCACGCCGAGAGGCGCTTGCAACTCAGATACATGCGCTGAACCAGTTGAAAACCTACTTGGATAAGGAAATCGTCTCGCTCGAGGGCCAGTTAAAGACGGAAGATGACCAAATCAGGCTCGTCAAAAAGGAACTTCAGAACATTTCTGCACTCGTAGACAAGGGATTGTCCGTTACTCCGAGACAGCTTTCCCTGGAACGGACGCTGGCGCAAATCGAGGGCGATCGTCTGCGGGTCGGCACGGCTCTTCTAAAAGCCAGGCAAGAAATCAGCAAGACAGACATCGCCATATTGGAGCTTCACAACAAACGTACTAATGAGGCCACGACGGAACTGCGCGCGACTCAGCATAAGCTCGATGAAATTCGACAGAAACTCAACACGGCCGAACAACTGCTCTATGAAGCCGAGGTGGTCGCCCCCCAATCCTTGGCCCAACGCGCACGCGCCCGCAAGATGCAGCCGCTCTTTACGATACTGCGTGAAGATGCAGGACGGACCATAGAAGTGAATGCGTCTGAAACGACGCCTCTGGAGCCCGGCGATACGCTCAAGGTTGAAGCGCCAATTCTCCTGGACACAGGTCCATTTTCCGAGGCGCAGCAGGAAATCGTGACACCACGTAAGCCAACTCTCGCTCCGCGCTCATCGCTGGAACGTACGACGGGGGTCGAGGTTCAATAG
- a CDS encoding glycosyltransferase family 2 protein: MKIVAVIPTLDRKRQINRLLSHLERQQRKPDEVIISAPDSTHVEPFRSTSFPISYVFGQRGLSAQRNLALSHALPRSDIVTFFDDDFLPEDSYLKIVAGCFEAHSDWAVIMGHVVKDGARHEGFTFEQGLALLRSAQASAPTKLEVTDHIGAYGCNMSMRSRLIGQLRFDERLVLYGWQEDIDFTSQLRRHGRIVQLNTAIGVHLGLKAGRVSGVRFGYSQIANPVYLIKKGTVPAIFALRLIGRNVAANFLRSFWSEPYVDRRGRLKGNLLAAYHLMQGRIEPEYILKI, from the coding sequence ATGAAAATTGTCGCGGTTATTCCAACCTTGGATCGAAAACGGCAGATCAACCGCCTGCTGTCTCATCTCGAGCGACAACAGCGCAAGCCGGATGAGGTCATCATTTCGGCACCCGACTCGACACATGTGGAGCCGTTCCGAAGCACGAGCTTCCCGATATCTTATGTTTTTGGGCAAAGAGGCTTAAGCGCACAGCGCAACTTAGCCCTCTCACACGCACTTCCGCGCTCCGATATCGTGACGTTCTTCGACGACGACTTTCTTCCTGAAGATAGCTATTTGAAGATTGTTGCAGGCTGCTTCGAAGCACATTCCGATTGGGCTGTCATCATGGGGCATGTCGTGAAGGATGGAGCGCGACACGAGGGATTTACTTTCGAGCAGGGACTTGCTCTCCTTCGCTCCGCTCAGGCAAGCGCGCCCACAAAGCTCGAAGTGACAGATCATATCGGAGCTTATGGGTGCAATATGTCGATGCGATCGCGTCTTATTGGCCAGTTGCGCTTCGACGAGCGCCTAGTGCTCTATGGTTGGCAGGAAGATATTGATTTCACAAGTCAACTGCGCCGTCACGGCCGTATCGTCCAATTGAACACCGCTATTGGTGTTCATCTAGGCCTCAAGGCCGGGCGTGTTAGCGGCGTCCGTTTTGGTTATTCGCAGATCGCAAATCCAGTCTATCTCATCAAGAAAGGCACCGTTCCAGCAATCTTTGCGCTCCGGCTGATTGGACGCAACGTGGCTGCTAATTTCCTCCGGAGCTTCTGGTCGGAACCCTATGTCGATAGACGAGGGCGCCTCAAGGGCAATCTTCTCGCGGCCTATCACCTGATGCAGGGACGAATTGAGCCCGAATACATCCTGAAAATCTAA
- a CDS encoding glycosyltransferase, which yields MPIATSKKVAIVHDWCPAFRGGERVLAQLCKLFPEPEVFTLFDFLTSEIKEQHFLNVAFHTSVADRLPMVAKFYRSLFFLCPFLIEQFDVTDYDVVISSSAAFSRGVLTRPDQPHLCYVHSPIRYAWDEQFSYLSQGHLGFGPKGLLFRYMLHRLRAWDTRTAHGPDVMLANSHYVRARIRRIYGRDARVVYPPVALDELEYVPEKDDYYVAASFLAPYKRTDLVIRAFNEMPSRRLIVVGEGQQSAELLALAAPNVTFTGFLPRQEYVKTIARARALIFAGCEDFGIALAEAQACGTPLIAFDRGGARDIVQNLGNSERPTGILFQRQTIDAVRQAVEHFESHRREIRPSACCQNAARFSVERFNREIAQAFEAVQTMHSPS from the coding sequence TTGCCCATCGCGACGAGCAAGAAGGTGGCTATTGTCCACGACTGGTGCCCGGCCTTCCGAGGGGGCGAGCGTGTCCTTGCCCAGCTATGTAAACTGTTTCCAGAGCCGGAAGTCTTCACCCTGTTTGATTTCCTGACTTCGGAAATCAAGGAGCAGCATTTTTTAAACGTTGCTTTTCACACGTCGGTCGCGGATCGCTTGCCGATGGTTGCTAAGTTCTACCGTTCGCTCTTCTTTCTGTGTCCATTTCTAATCGAGCAATTTGATGTGACCGACTATGACGTCGTCATATCCTCATCTGCGGCTTTTTCACGGGGCGTGTTGACGCGGCCAGATCAACCGCATTTATGCTATGTGCACAGCCCGATTCGCTATGCATGGGACGAGCAATTCTCGTATCTTTCGCAGGGGCATCTTGGCTTCGGGCCCAAGGGATTGCTGTTTCGTTACATGTTGCATCGTCTCAGGGCTTGGGACACGCGGACTGCCCACGGACCCGACGTGATGCTGGCGAATTCTCACTACGTGCGCGCCCGGATCCGGCGCATTTATGGTCGTGACGCGCGGGTGGTTTATCCGCCCGTTGCGCTGGATGAGCTTGAATATGTTCCGGAAAAAGATGACTACTATGTCGCAGCTTCATTTTTGGCTCCATACAAGAGAACAGATCTTGTCATTCGAGCCTTCAACGAGATGCCTTCACGGCGTTTGATTGTGGTCGGGGAAGGACAACAATCGGCGGAGTTGCTGGCATTGGCCGCCCCAAACGTCACATTTACTGGATTCCTACCACGGCAGGAATATGTGAAGACGATAGCGAGAGCCAGGGCGCTGATCTTCGCCGGGTGCGAAGATTTTGGCATCGCTCTTGCCGAGGCCCAAGCCTGCGGCACTCCCCTTATCGCTTTTGACAGAGGTGGTGCGCGTGATATCGTTCAGAATCTTGGAAATTCTGAGCGTCCAACTGGCATTCTCTTCCAGCGGCAGACCATCGATGCAGTACGGCAGGCGGTGGAGCATTTTGAATCGCATCGGCGAGAGATTCGGCCGTCAGCTTGCTGCCAGAATGCCGCCCGCTTCTCTGTCGAACGGTTCAATCGGGAGATAGCACAGGCATTCGAGGCCGTTCAAACGATGCATTCGCCAAGTTGA
- a CDS encoding glycosyltransferase family 1 protein: MTAQRLRPREMHMRRHWSINGRFLTQSLTGVQRYAHEILHALDALLNQGHPLTRDLEIELLVPPGTAVPPLHAIHHRSVGRVNGHLWEQTVLPYQTRGALISLCNTGPLSQRKHIVCIHDLNTRTCPHSYSPRFRAVYRILLPLLGRSATTIGTVSFHSASELIRYQICDREKIRLMPNGYEHTLRWTPRHSESTRAAAGRNTIVILGNPAPHKNIALIIGIANRLESAGLRIAVVGLGNSRVFNAGAFDPDADNIMWLGRLSDNELGALLLDSLCLAFPSFVEGFGLPPLEAMALGCPVVVSNRASLPEICGKAALYASPTNADDWFHHFVRLRADEHLRAALIKNGRERAPLFSWQKSAEKYLIAMARLDGIGAPADDAAPN; this comes from the coding sequence GTGACCGCACAAAGATTACGCCCGCGCGAGATGCATATGCGCCGACACTGGAGCATAAACGGTCGCTTCCTTACGCAGTCCCTGACGGGCGTTCAGCGGTATGCGCACGAAATTTTGCATGCGCTGGACGCTCTGCTGAACCAAGGCCACCCGCTCACACGCGATCTGGAAATCGAATTGCTTGTCCCGCCGGGCACGGCCGTACCACCGTTGCACGCGATTCATCACCGTTCTGTCGGTCGCGTGAACGGGCATCTTTGGGAGCAGACCGTTCTTCCTTATCAAACCCGCGGCGCCCTTATCAGCTTGTGCAATACCGGGCCACTCTCGCAACGCAAACATATCGTCTGCATTCACGACCTTAATACCCGAACCTGCCCGCACAGCTATTCGCCACGGTTTCGCGCTGTTTACCGCATATTGCTTCCGCTGCTGGGGCGTTCCGCCACGACCATCGGAACCGTTTCATTTCATTCCGCCAGCGAGCTAATTCGCTATCAAATTTGCGACAGAGAAAAGATCAGGCTAATGCCTAACGGCTACGAACACACACTTCGGTGGACACCCCGACATTCAGAATCAACGCGTGCGGCGGCTGGACGCAATACGATTGTGATCCTGGGCAATCCTGCACCTCATAAGAATATTGCACTCATTATTGGAATTGCGAACAGGTTGGAATCCGCTGGCCTGCGCATTGCGGTGGTCGGTCTCGGTAATTCTCGTGTTTTTAATGCCGGGGCATTTGACCCGGATGCAGACAACATCATGTGGCTCGGCCGGTTATCTGACAATGAACTTGGTGCGCTTCTCCTCGATTCCCTGTGCCTTGCCTTTCCCTCATTTGTCGAAGGCTTTGGCTTGCCTCCCCTCGAGGCAATGGCTCTCGGTTGCCCCGTCGTTGTATCCAACCGCGCCAGCTTGCCGGAAATCTGCGGCAAAGCCGCCCTTTACGCCTCGCCCACAAACGCTGATGACTGGTTTCATCATTTCGTACGTCTACGAGCGGATGAACACCTTCGCGCGGCACTGATCAAAAATGGCCGAGAAAGAGCTCCGCTCTTCAGCTGGCAAAAATCGGCGGAGAAGTATTTAATTGCGATGGCTCGCTTGGACGGCATCGGCGCTCCCGCAGATGACGCGGCGCCAAACTGA